A stretch of Mucilaginibacter terrae DNA encodes these proteins:
- a CDS encoding DUF5107 domain-containing protein translates to MTVKVWQEKVTIPTYQVGEADKNPMFFEKRVYQGSSGVVYPHPVIEKIADEKVDQEYNALFLENKYLKIMILPEIGGRVQMAYDKIAQRHFIYYNQVIKPALVGLCGPWISGGIEFNWPQHHRPSTFEPVDFRIQENEDGSKTVWVSEVEKMFRTKGMAGFTLHPDKAYLEIKAQLYNRTSIPQTFLWWANPAVSVGEHYQSVFPPDVHAVFDHGKRDVSSFPIATGTYYKVDYSPGTDISRYKNIPVPTSYMAVNSEYDFVGGYEHDTQAGVLHVADHHVSPGKKQWTWGNGDFGLAWDRNLTDEDGPYIELMTGMFTDNQPDFSWLMPYEEKSFTQYFLPYQRVGLVKNATKDVLLGLEKEADGLKITVFATSLIPNAEIVLAHGPEIISRWSVSLSPENVFSEKIDYMSEDTNGLSLAVYNSSGSEMVMYQESKEERELPEAAKPAQTPQQVDSIEQLFLTGQHLEQYRHATYSPVPYYEEALKREPGDIRNNNALGLWLIRKGQFSKAIAYFEKAIKTITQRNPNPYDGEPYYNLGLALSYIGNDKEAYNAYFKATWNGAWQDVAYFAVAQIDMKNKHYGRALEHINWAIDRNARNGKACMIKARALRMLLRTQASVDTCRYALERDGFNLSALFELQLSLKELGLTDEAAAALDQLKEISRGQSHTLIEYAIDYANAGLYSDAIELLSLGTKSPDNDPMLGYYMAWYQHLQDNETEAKEILIKAASAPSDYCFPNRLDDIAVLQFAIKTNKADAKAPYYLGNLWYDKRQYAEAIESWIMSAAIDSSFPTVYRNLAIAAYNKHNDKDKALNFFEKAFGLNPDDARVLMELDQLYKKLNYEPGKRLEFLSKYSDVTGKRDDLYLETITLKNLLGEHQFAFEKLMSRKFHPWEGGEGKVSGQYLFSLTELAKNDLLKGDYKGAIEKLDAAQTYPESLGEGKLPGAQENDIFYWMGCAYDKLGETEKAEAHWLEATKGLSEPSAAVFYNDQQPDKIFYQGLAWLKLQQPDTAGQIFTNLLNYGLEHANDEIRIDYFAVSLPDLLIFEDDLNVRNYIHCRYITGLGYLGLNKYDEARMALTEVLKMDASHFGALAHLQYLQNFGEGKLLTEAS, encoded by the coding sequence ATGACAGTTAAAGTTTGGCAAGAAAAAGTAACAATACCCACTTATCAGGTTGGCGAAGCAGATAAAAACCCCATGTTTTTTGAAAAGCGTGTTTATCAGGGTAGCAGCGGCGTGGTATATCCGCACCCCGTTATCGAAAAAATAGCAGACGAAAAAGTGGATCAGGAATACAATGCTTTGTTTTTGGAAAACAAATACCTGAAGATCATGATACTGCCCGAAATTGGTGGGCGGGTACAAATGGCTTATGATAAAATTGCCCAACGGCACTTTATTTACTATAACCAGGTAATAAAACCCGCATTGGTTGGCTTGTGCGGTCCATGGATTTCGGGGGGAATTGAATTCAACTGGCCTCAGCACCACCGGCCAAGCACTTTTGAGCCGGTCGACTTTCGTATTCAGGAAAACGAAGACGGCAGTAAAACCGTTTGGGTAAGCGAGGTGGAAAAAATGTTTCGCACGAAAGGTATGGCTGGCTTTACGCTGCACCCTGATAAGGCTTACCTTGAAATTAAAGCGCAATTATATAACCGTACCAGTATACCCCAAACTTTTTTATGGTGGGCAAACCCAGCTGTAAGTGTTGGCGAACATTATCAAAGCGTGTTTCCGCCCGACGTGCATGCCGTGTTTGATCATGGTAAACGCGATGTATCTTCATTTCCCATAGCTACGGGTACTTATTACAAGGTCGACTACTCTCCCGGTACCGATATTTCACGCTATAAAAATATTCCGGTACCTACATCTTACATGGCGGTAAACTCGGAATATGACTTTGTGGGCGGATATGAGCACGACACCCAGGCAGGCGTACTGCACGTGGCCGATCATCATGTATCTCCGGGCAAAAAGCAATGGACCTGGGGTAACGGAGATTTTGGCCTGGCCTGGGACCGCAACCTGACCGATGAAGACGGACCTTATATTGAACTGATGACCGGTATGTTTACCGATAATCAGCCCGATTTTAGCTGGCTCATGCCTTATGAAGAAAAATCATTCACCCAGTACTTTTTGCCGTACCAAAGGGTGGGACTGGTTAAAAATGCAACCAAAGATGTTTTGCTTGGGCTGGAAAAGGAGGCTGATGGTTTAAAAATAACTGTTTTTGCCACATCCCTCATACCCAATGCAGAGATCGTGCTTGCTCATGGCCCTGAAATCATCTCACGTTGGAGCGTATCATTAAGCCCCGAGAATGTGTTTTCGGAGAAGATTGACTACATGTCTGAAGATACGAACGGGCTTTCGCTGGCTGTTTACAACAGCTCTGGCAGCGAAATGGTGATGTACCAGGAGAGCAAAGAAGAAAGAGAGTTGCCCGAAGCCGCCAAACCGGCGCAAACCCCGCAGCAGGTAGATTCAATAGAGCAATTATTTTTAACCGGGCAGCACCTGGAACAATACCGGCACGCCACATACAGCCCGGTTCCATACTATGAGGAAGCCCTCAAGCGCGAACCCGGCGATATACGTAACAATAACGCACTTGGGCTTTGGCTCATCAGGAAAGGGCAATTCAGCAAAGCCATAGCCTATTTTGAGAAAGCCATTAAAACCATTACGCAAAGAAACCCGAACCCTTATGATGGCGAACCATATTACAACCTTGGTTTAGCCTTATCATACATCGGTAACGATAAAGAAGCCTACAATGCTTATTTTAAAGCCACCTGGAATGGTGCCTGGCAAGATGTGGCCTACTTTGCGGTAGCGCAAATTGACATGAAGAATAAGCACTACGGGCGTGCTTTGGAGCATATTAACTGGGCTATTGATCGTAATGCACGCAATGGAAAGGCATGCATGATCAAAGCAAGGGCTTTACGCATGTTATTACGTACGCAAGCATCAGTTGATACCTGCCGTTATGCGCTTGAGCGCGATGGCTTTAATCTCAGTGCCTTGTTTGAGCTTCAACTTAGCTTAAAGGAATTAGGTTTAACCGATGAAGCTGCAGCAGCTTTAGATCAACTTAAAGAAATAAGCCGGGGGCAATCGCACACGTTAATAGAGTATGCCATAGATTATGCTAATGCCGGTTTGTATAGTGATGCTATTGAACTGTTATCGTTAGGCACAAAATCACCCGATAACGACCCGATGCTGGGCTATTACATGGCCTGGTATCAACATTTGCAGGATAATGAAACCGAGGCAAAGGAAATTTTGATAAAGGCGGCATCTGCACCGTCTGATTATTGTTTTCCTAACCGGCTGGATGATATTGCCGTGTTGCAGTTTGCCATCAAAACAAATAAGGCCGATGCCAAAGCACCTTATTACTTGGGTAACCTGTGGTATGATAAACGTCAGTATGCAGAAGCAATAGAAAGCTGGATAATGTCGGCCGCTATTGATTCGTCTTTCCCAACTGTTTACCGTAACCTGGCTATCGCGGCTTATAATAAACACAACGACAAGGATAAGGCGCTTAATTTTTTTGAAAAGGCATTCGGCTTAAATCCTGATGATGCCAGGGTGTTAATGGAGCTTGACCAGCTTTATAAAAAATTAAATTATGAGCCGGGTAAACGCCTGGAGTTTTTAAGTAAATACAGTGATGTGACCGGTAAACGAGATGATTTGTACCTTGAAACCATTACGTTGAAAAATTTACTTGGCGAGCATCAGTTTGCGTTTGAAAAGCTAATGAGCCGTAAATTTCATCCGTGGGAGGGGGGCGAGGGTAAGGTATCGGGCCAGTATCTTTTTAGTTTAACCGAACTTGCAAAAAATGACCTTCTGAAAGGCGACTACAAAGGTGCAATAGAGAAACTTGATGCAGCGCAAACCTACCCTGAAAGTTTAGGAGAAGGGAAACTGCCCGGAGCCCAGGAGAACGATATTTTTTACTGGATGGGTTGTGCTTATGATAAGCTTGGCGAAACTGAAAAAGCCGAAGCCCATTGGTTGGAGGCAACAAAAGGATTATCTGAGCCAAGCGCGGCCGTTTTTTATAATGACCAGCAGCCCGATAAGATCTTTTACCAGGGATTGGCATGGCTAAAGCTACAACAGCCCGATACTGCCGGGCAGATATTTACTAATTTATTAAACTACGGTTTGGAGCATGCAAATGATGAAATACGCATAGATTACTTTGCCGTGTCGCTGCCCGATTTGTTGATATTTGAAGATGACCTAAATGTGCGTAACTACATTCATTGTCGCTACATTACCGGTTTAGGCTACCTGGGACTTAACAAATATGACGAAGCCCGAATGGCACTTACCGAAGTACTCAAAATGGATGCGTCACATTTTGGTGCATTAGCGCATTTACAGTATCTGCAAAATTTTGGTGAAGGTAAACTGTTAACCGAAGCAAGTTAA
- a CDS encoding polyprenyl synthetase family protein, with product MLSLNEIKKPIAAEIDVFEEKFKASMQSSVPLLDRITHYIVKRKGKQIRPMFVFFAASLCGGINESTYRGAALVELVHTASLVHDDVVDNSYQRRGFFSINALWKNKIAVLVGDYLLTKGMLLSLDHNDFDLLKILSNAVKQMSEGELLQVEKARKTNTDEGIYYEVIRQKTASLIASCCASGASSAGADAETIEKMRLFGEKIGIAFQIKDDMFDFGTDDVGKPLGIDIKEKKVTLPLIYALNKVSSSERKRIISLVKNHKDDPEKIGQIITFVKQNGGLQYAESQMQKFQNDAFDILNTFPPGEARTGLEQLVRYTTERNK from the coding sequence ATGCTGAGCCTTAACGAGATTAAAAAACCCATCGCCGCCGAAATCGATGTTTTTGAGGAGAAGTTTAAGGCTTCGATGCAAAGCTCGGTACCGCTGCTCGACAGGATTACGCATTACATTGTAAAGCGCAAAGGCAAGCAAATACGCCCGATGTTTGTGTTTTTTGCCGCCAGTTTGTGTGGAGGTATAAACGAGTCTACCTATCGCGGGGCAGCCTTGGTTGAACTGGTACACACAGCATCGCTCGTGCATGATGACGTGGTTGATAACTCTTACCAGCGTCGTGGCTTTTTTTCTATTAATGCTTTATGGAAAAACAAGATAGCCGTTCTGGTGGGCGATTATTTGCTTACCAAGGGCATGCTATTGTCGTTAGACCATAATGATTTTGATTTGCTTAAAATACTCTCCAACGCGGTAAAGCAAATGAGTGAGGGTGAATTACTGCAGGTAGAAAAAGCCCGTAAAACTAATACCGACGAAGGGATTTACTACGAAGTTATACGCCAGAAAACGGCTTCGTTAATTGCTTCATGCTGCGCAAGCGGGGCATCATCTGCCGGGGCCGATGCCGAAACTATTGAAAAGATGCGCCTCTTTGGCGAAAAAATAGGTATCGCCTTTCAGATTAAGGACGATATGTTTGATTTTGGTACCGATGATGTAGGCAAGCCTTTAGGCATCGATATTAAAGAAAAGAAAGTTACCCTGCCGCTTATTTATGCGCTCAATAAGGTTTCATCTTCAGAGCGTAAGCGTATCATCAGTTTGGTTAAGAACCATAAAGACGACCCCGAGAAAATTGGCCAGATCATCACCTTTGTAAAGCAAAACGGTGGTTTGCAATACGCCGAAAGTCAGATGCAGAAGTTTCAGAACGACGCATTTGATATTTTAAATACCTTCCCACCCGGTGAGGCGCGTACCGGCTTAGAGCAACTGGTAAGATATACCACCGAGCGCAACAAATAA
- a CDS encoding Gfo/Idh/MocA family protein: MKPNPFNRRDFLKTLSYGAGALTLASAFGSIQAMALPQGKKLGIALVGLGGYAGGQLAPALQETKHCYLAGIVTGTPSKADEWSKKYNIPGKNIYNYQNFDEIAKNKDIDIVYVVLPVSMHMEYTIRAAKAGKHVICEKPMALNAADCVEMIAACKKANRLLSIGYRLHFEPHTQEIMRLGREKVYGKVTGVDTANGFKYNGDPNAWRLKKALAGGGALMDMGVYSIQGSRYSTGLEPLYVKATEQKTNNDLFKEVDETIFWDLEFPGGLMTKGKSSYNNNWGYLNVTAEKGQYGLKPAFSYGGIQGFTPQGAMNFPQINQQAFQMDDFAQCVLQKKQSRVSGEEGLRDMKVVDAIYRSIASGKKEKII; this comes from the coding sequence ATGAAACCGAATCCATTCAACAGAAGAGACTTCTTAAAAACATTGTCGTACGGTGCCGGGGCACTCACTTTAGCTTCCGCTTTTGGCTCAATACAAGCAATGGCATTGCCCCAGGGTAAAAAATTAGGCATTGCACTGGTTGGCCTTGGCGGTTATGCCGGCGGACAATTAGCCCCCGCCTTGCAGGAAACCAAACATTGTTACCTGGCAGGTATAGTAACCGGTACACCATCAAAGGCTGATGAATGGTCTAAAAAATATAATATACCTGGTAAGAATATTTATAACTATCAAAACTTCGACGAGATAGCAAAGAATAAGGATATAGACATTGTTTACGTGGTGCTGCCCGTATCAATGCATATGGAGTATACTATCCGTGCGGCTAAAGCCGGTAAGCATGTTATCTGTGAAAAGCCAATGGCATTAAACGCTGCCGATTGCGTGGAAATGATAGCAGCCTGTAAAAAGGCAAACAGGCTGTTATCTATAGGCTACCGTTTGCACTTTGAGCCGCATACCCAGGAGATCATGCGCCTGGGTCGCGAAAAGGTTTACGGCAAGGTTACAGGTGTTGACACAGCCAACGGGTTCAAATATAACGGTGATCCGAATGCATGGCGGTTAAAGAAGGCTTTAGCAGGGGGCGGAGCTTTAATGGATATGGGTGTGTACTCCATACAGGGGTCGCGGTATAGTACAGGATTGGAGCCCTTATATGTAAAAGCTACTGAGCAAAAAACCAATAACGACCTGTTTAAGGAAGTGGACGAAACTATATTCTGGGATTTGGAATTTCCGGGTGGATTGATGACTAAAGGAAAATCGAGCTATAATAACAACTGGGGTTACCTGAATGTAACAGCCGAAAAAGGACAGTATGGCCTTAAACCCGCTTTCAGTTATGGGGGCATACAAGGCTTTACGCCGCAAGGGGCCATGAACTTTCCGCAAATAAATCAGCAGGCTTTTCAAATGGACGACTTTGCCCAATGCGTACTGCAAAAAAAGCAAAGCCGCGTTTCGGGTGAAGAGGGTTTAAGAGACATGAAGGTTGTTGATGCCATTTACCGCAGCATTGCATCAGGCAAAAAGGAAAAAATTATATAA
- a CDS encoding cold-shock protein, with translation MQQGTVKFFNETKGFGFITPNNGGSEIFVHSTGLIDNIRENSVVSYDVEEGRKGPNAVNVKIA, from the coding sequence ATGCAACAAGGAACAGTAAAATTTTTTAATGAAACAAAAGGTTTCGGATTTATCACACCAAACAATGGTGGTAGCGAGATCTTCGTTCATTCTACAGGTCTGATCGACAATATTCGCGAGAATAGCGTGGTTAGCTACGATGTAGAAGAAGGCCGTAAAGGTCCTAACGCAGTTAATGTTAAAATAGCTTAA
- a CDS encoding bifunctional GNAT family N-acetyltransferase/carbon-nitrogen hydrolase family protein, whose translation MDKPIRSEDLKIELRTLTKDDYLGLKSSMMEAYSEWAGASFWGETHINKLLELFPEGQICILVNGAIAGCALSLIVNYDNFGDNHTYGQITGNYTFSTHDDKGDVLYGIDFFVHPDYRGMRIGRRLYDARKEICERHNLRAIIAGGRIPKYKDYADQLTPKAYLEKVKGKEIHDPTLSFQLANDFHVRKILKGYLPGDTQSLEYASLLEWNNIYYNEVAAHINSKKSVIRLGLVQWQMRPFPNMESLCEQIEFFVDAISDYQSDFVLFPELFNAPLMTAYNHMSGAEAMREISNFTIPLRDKFVEYAISYNINIITGSMPYLENGVLQNVGYLCRRDGSYEIYRKIHLTPAEQSAWGMVGGDQIATYDTDCGKIGILICYDVEFPELPRLLAEQGMQILFVPFMTDTQNGYTRVRSCAQARAIENECYVAIAGSVGNLPKVHNMDIQYAQSAVFTPSDFSFPTNGIKAEATPNTETTLIADVDVDLLKELHNFGSVRNLKDRRLDIYKITNKSKKQV comes from the coding sequence ATGGATAAACCAATTAGGAGCGAAGACCTTAAAATAGAATTACGTACACTTACCAAAGACGATTACCTGGGCTTAAAATCTTCAATGATGGAAGCTTACTCAGAATGGGCGGGTGCCTCTTTTTGGGGTGAAACTCATATTAATAAGTTACTGGAGTTGTTCCCCGAAGGACAGATCTGTATACTGGTTAACGGTGCCATTGCAGGTTGCGCTTTGTCATTGATAGTTAATTATGACAATTTTGGTGATAATCATACCTACGGGCAGATCACCGGCAATTATACCTTCTCTACACATGACGATAAAGGCGATGTGTTATATGGAATTGATTTTTTTGTGCATCCGGATTACCGGGGTATGCGCATAGGCCGAAGGCTGTATGATGCACGAAAAGAAATATGTGAGCGACATAACCTCAGGGCAATTATAGCCGGTGGCCGTATACCAAAATATAAAGATTATGCTGACCAACTGACACCAAAAGCCTACCTGGAAAAGGTGAAGGGTAAAGAAATACATGATCCTACATTATCTTTTCAGTTAGCTAATGACTTTCACGTTCGTAAGATACTCAAAGGTTATCTGCCGGGCGATACGCAATCGTTGGAGTATGCTTCACTGCTGGAATGGAATAACATCTATTACAATGAAGTTGCGGCGCATATCAATTCTAAAAAATCGGTTATTCGTTTAGGTTTGGTACAATGGCAAATGCGGCCATTCCCTAACATGGAATCATTGTGCGAGCAGATCGAATTTTTTGTAGACGCCATTAGCGATTACCAAAGTGACTTCGTATTGTTCCCTGAACTATTTAACGCGCCCCTTATGACCGCTTATAACCATATGAGTGGTGCGGAAGCCATGCGCGAGATCTCTAACTTTACGATACCCCTGCGTGATAAGTTTGTAGAATACGCGATCAGTTATAACATTAATATCATAACCGGCAGCATGCCTTACCTGGAAAACGGTGTACTGCAAAATGTAGGATATCTTTGTCGCCGGGATGGCTCGTATGAAATTTATCGCAAAATTCATTTAACCCCAGCGGAGCAAAGTGCCTGGGGTATGGTAGGCGGCGACCAAATTGCAACCTACGATACAGATTGCGGCAAAATTGGCATCCTGATCTGTTATGACGTAGAATTCCCCGAACTGCCACGCTTGTTGGCCGAACAGGGCATGCAAATCTTATTCGTGCCTTTTATGACCGATACACAAAACGGTTATACCCGCGTAAGGAGTTGCGCACAGGCACGTGCAATTGAAAACGAATGTTATGTAGCTATTGCAGGTAGTGTGGGCAATTTGCCGAAGGTGCATAATATGGATATTCAGTACGCCCAATCTGCTGTTTTCACCCCATCTGATTTTTCTTTCCCAACTAACGGAATCAAGGCAGAGGCTACTCCAAATACGGAAACTACGCTTATAGCAGATGTCGACGTAGATCTATTGAAGGAACTACACAATTTTGGATCGGTTAGAAACCTGAAAGACCGCAGATTGGATATCTATAAGATTACCAATAAAAGCAAAAAACAAGTTTAA
- a CDS encoding ATP-binding cassette domain-containing protein, which produces MSISVNGLTKVYGVQTAVNGISFNAGPGVLGFLGPNGAGKSTTMKMLTGFIPQTEGSAMVCGFDTVKQSLQVKSRIGYLPESNPLYMDMYVKEALGFVASIHGIHNPAQRIAEVIEQTGLTPEQHKKISQLSKGYKQRVGIAQAILHNPEVLILDEPTSGLDPNQLIGIRQLIRDLGATKTVILSTHIMQEVEATCNRVVIINKGNIVADDTLQGIKQAHNGQSLENIFISLTN; this is translated from the coding sequence ATGAGTATTTCGGTTAACGGGTTAACTAAGGTTTACGGTGTGCAAACAGCAGTTAACGGCATCAGCTTTAATGCCGGGCCAGGCGTACTGGGCTTTTTGGGGCCAAATGGTGCAGGTAAATCAACCACCATGAAAATGCTTACCGGTTTTATTCCGCAAACCGAAGGTTCTGCTATGGTTTGCGGGTTTGATACGGTAAAGCAATCGCTACAGGTAAAAAGCCGCATAGGCTACCTGCCCGAAAGTAACCCCTTATATATGGATATGTACGTTAAGGAAGCCCTGGGCTTTGTAGCAAGCATTCATGGTATACATAATCCTGCTCAACGTATTGCCGAAGTAATTGAGCAAACCGGTTTAACGCCTGAGCAGCACAAAAAAATAAGCCAGCTATCCAAAGGTTATAAACAGCGTGTAGGTATAGCACAGGCTATATTACACAATCCCGAGGTGCTAATTCTGGATGAACCTACTTCAGGCCTCGATCCTAATCAGCTTATCGGCATCCGGCAGCTCATTCGTGATTTGGGCGCTACCAAAACCGTTATATTATCAACACATATTATGCAGGAGGTAGAAGCTACCTGCAACCGGGTAGTCATCATAAATAAAGGTAATATAGTGGCCGATGATACTTTGCAGGGTATAAAACAGGCGCATAACGGGCAAAGCCTCGAAAATATTTTTATATCGCTTACCAATTAA
- a CDS encoding sugar porter family MFS transporter → MTNITPGTVQFNNRYILGISFISALGGYLFGFDFAVISGALPFLKTAFKLSSWWEGFLTGSLALGCIIGCLVAGKLADRYGRRPGLMVAAVIFAISSLGMAFAPGLLFFVAMRFCAGIGVGMASMLSPMYIAEISPAAMRGRNVAINQLTIVIGILITNLVNYLLADMHDAWRWMFGCGVIPSLLFLIGVVFLPESPRWLLTQGQEFKATAILQKIGSGSFAVDTLTAIQSSLSKTGSSSYSAVFAKAVRPAVLVGITLAVFQQLCGINVVFNYTATIFQSVGASLNHQLLETVVIGIVNLLFTLIAMWQVDRLGRRPLMLVGSLGLAVSYVVLAFLLSSKASIILISIFVLLPIGFYATSLAPVTWVLISEIFPNHIRGIASSVAIVALWGAYFILVFTFPILAEYLGTYGPFYLYAGICFVGFLFVKSKVKETKGQTLEQLEDSFTAH, encoded by the coding sequence ATGACTAATATAACGCCAGGTACGGTACAATTTAATAACCGCTATATTTTAGGAATTTCGTTTATATCGGCTTTGGGCGGATACTTGTTCGGATTTGATTTTGCGGTAATTTCGGGCGCTCTTCCTTTTTTAAAAACGGCCTTTAAACTATCAAGCTGGTGGGAGGGGTTTTTAACAGGCTCGCTTGCATTGGGCTGCATTATTGGTTGCCTTGTAGCCGGTAAACTGGCCGACCGCTATGGCCGCAGGCCGGGCCTTATGGTGGCTGCTGTTATTTTTGCTATATCATCCCTTGGGATGGCTTTTGCACCAGGTTTGTTGTTTTTTGTGGCCATGCGCTTTTGCGCCGGTATTGGCGTAGGTATGGCCTCCATGCTGAGCCCCATGTACATTGCCGAAATTTCTCCGGCTGCCATGCGAGGGCGTAATGTGGCTATTAACCAGTTAACTATTGTAATTGGTATACTCATCACTAACCTGGTTAATTACTTGCTGGCCGATATGCATGATGCCTGGCGATGGATGTTTGGCTGTGGTGTTATACCTTCTTTACTGTTTTTAATTGGCGTGGTTTTCCTGCCCGAAAGTCCGCGGTGGCTTTTAACCCAGGGTCAGGAGTTTAAAGCAACGGCCATTTTACAAAAAATAGGTTCGGGTAGTTTTGCCGTAGATACCCTTACCGCAATTCAATCATCACTTTCAAAAACCGGCAGTAGCAGTTACAGCGCTGTGTTTGCAAAAGCTGTACGGCCTGCGGTATTGGTAGGTATTACGTTAGCGGTTTTTCAGCAGTTATGCGGTATTAATGTGGTTTTTAATTACACGGCAACCATATTCCAGTCGGTGGGCGCAAGCCTTAATCACCAGTTGTTAGAAACAGTAGTAATTGGCATAGTAAACCTGCTTTTTACATTAATTGCCATGTGGCAGGTCGATCGTTTGGGCCGCAGGCCTTTAATGCTGGTAGGGTCTTTAGGGTTGGCCGTTTCGTACGTGGTACTGGCCTTTCTATTAAGCAGTAAGGCATCCATCATCTTAATTTCAATCTTCGTTTTACTACCCATAGGGTTTTACGCCACATCACTTGCCCCGGTAACCTGGGTACTTATATCCGAGATATTTCCTAACCATATTCGCGGCATCGCATCTTCGGTAGCTATTGTGGCACTATGGGGTGCTTATTTTATCCTCGTTTTTACCTTCCCCATACTGGCCGAATACCTGGGCACTTACGGGCCGTTTTATTTATATGCCGGTATATGTTTCGTGGGTTTCTTGTTTGTAAAAAGCAAAGTGAAAGAAACCAAAGGGCAAACCCTCGAGCAATTGGAAGACAGTTTTACAGCACATTGA